From the genome of Ziziphus jujuba cultivar Dongzao chromosome 6, ASM3175591v1, one region includes:
- the LOC107409088 gene encoding disease resistance protein RPV1-like isoform X2: MANSNSNFSSSSPPKEYDVFLSFRGEDTRKNFSGHLRNALRQKGIHTFFDDDKLERGKEISPELLKAIEDSYTSIIILSENYASSSWCLTELGNIVEFMGVSGKILPIFYHVDPGHVRNQSGSYGEAFKKHEGDQRHSSEKVQSWRDALKTVGNLAGWHVNDTTDESKFIQDFIVEVSRKLGVRSTKTLDGLYGMHSRLKKFDSFVCRSSTDVRFIGICGMGGIGKTTLAKAYYNQMSDTFEGSSFLANVREVCKKKENGRVHLQNQLLSDTLKDKDIEIGNVYDGIDMIRRRLRKKSIIVVLDDVDKMEQIVALAEKNDCFGAGSVVIVTTRDESLLTNAYKGSKIYKVEQLNYKEALRLFSLKAFPISSTTILKDYKELSDQVIEYANGLPLALEVLGSFLCGKSKTQWMDALERLKNYAEKDIVEKLRISFDDLRETDQQIFLDIACFFNGYDKDYVIEILESCELYPTIGIQTLVDKSLVVQNGNKLSMHDLLQEMGKDIVRQESRREPGRRSRIWDAVDFKRILQKKTGTDKIEGIQSFLEESTKLISFEALSNLKNLRLLMIFGSYLSPTTSDGSTPNLEYLSDELRLLEWNGFPYKNPPSSFEPNELVHLKLIKSNIQQLWDNPIELYKLKSIDLSDSRCFRKFENFEVVPNLEKLILKGCIKLSEIHPSITVLKRLALLNLKDCTSLINLPRRIQGLNSLKILDLHGCSKLCKLPEDLEELKSLEEFDVTKSGLRYLPPSIFLMGNLKTLCCEGIVHSTIKTNIINRSVGRNHCFLPGDLSSLNMLNLSNCDITDESFPGFFGCFVSLVDLNLSGNPFSALHPSINKLSNLRYLNLKYCEGLRKLGPELPSSLKTVWVDQCSSLNSFLDPLEPCQLRCSAFCADCFELVERQDSNAIAFSSLKRFIQDPLDPSLGFEIVLPGSEIPAWFMEQSSGPSINIELDPNWCTNKWIGLALSVCFCVESSDDEIYCEVESRNWRSRMLRTITDVESESFENHLWLFYLPRENFPEDWNSCSNLEFSFYAESTNNNSYFGPCGVRLVYEKDIENFNQIGSEEFSDQEDVSSSSTSKRIHLVQAEDMTLSFQEVKFQPGLSNNHRWHQLLPKENHRRHQ; this comes from the exons ATGGCAAACTCCAACTCaaatttctcttcttcttcaccacCAAAAGAGTACGATGTGTTCTTGAGCTTCAGAGGTGAAGATACCCGGAAAAATTTTTCGGGTCATCTTCGCAATGCTTTGCGCCAAAAAGGAATTCACACTTTCTTTGATGATGACAAACTTGAAAGAGGTAAAGAAATCTCCCCGGAATTGCTGAAAGCGATTGAAGATTCTTACACTTCAATCATCATTCTCTCGGAAAATTACGCTTCTTCGAGTTGGTGTTTGACTGAACTGGGCaatattgttgaatttatgGGAGTCTCGGGAAAGATACTGCCAATTTTCTATCATGTAGATCCAGGCCATGTAAGGAATCAGAGTGGGAGTTATGGAGAAGCATTCAAGAAACATGAAGGAGATCAAAGGCACAGCTCAGAAAAGGTGCAAAGCTGGAGGGATGCTCTGAAAACGGTCGGAAATCTAGCTGGTTGGCATGTCAACGATACAAC GGACGAATCAAAGTTCATACAAGACTTTATTGTAGAGGTATCAAGAAAACTTGGTGTTAGGTCGACGAAAACATTAGATGGTTTGTATGGAATGCATTCTCGTCTGAAGAAATTTGATTCATTTGTTTGTCGATCTTCTACTGATGTTCGGTTtattggaatttgtggaatggGGGGTATCGGCAAGACAACTTTAGCCAAAGCTTATTATAACCAAATGTCTGATACATTCGAAGGTAGTAGCTTTCTTGCAAATGTTCGAGAAGTttgtaaaaagaaagagaatggCCGTGTGCATTTGCAAAATCAACTGCTTTCAGACACTTTGAAAGACAAAGATATTGAAATCGGAAATGTTTATGATGGAATAGACATGATAAGAAGAAGGCTACGCAAGAAAAGCATCATTGTTGTTCTTGATGATGTAGACAAAATGGAACAAATAGTTGCACTTGCTGAGAAAAATGATTGTTTTGGTGCAGGGAGTGTAGTCATTGTGACAACGAGAGATGAAAGTTTGCTAACAAATGCATACAAAGGAAGTAAAATTTATAAAGTTGAGCAACTAAATTATAAAGAAGCTCTTCGACTATTTTCTTTGAAAGCCTTCCCAATTAGTAGTACTACTATTTTGAAAGATTACAAGGAGCTCTCTGACCAAGTGATAGAATATGCCAATGGTCTTCCATTAGCTCTTGAAGTACTGGGTTCATTTTTATGTGGCAAAAGCAAAACTCAGTGGATGGATGCATTGGAAAGATTGAAAAACTATGCAGAGAAGGACATTGTTGAAAAACTGCGCATAAGTTTTGATGATCTTAGGGAAACAGATCAACAAATTTTCCTGGATATTGCTTGCTTCTTCAATGGATATGACAAAGATTATGTTATAGAAATATTGGAGAGCTGTGAGTTGTATCCTACAATCGGGATACAAACTCTTGTTGATAAATCTCTTGTTGTTCAAAATGGTAACAAGCTCTCGATGCATGATTTGTTACAAGAAATGGGAAAGGACATTGTTCGACAAGAATCACGTAGAGAGCCAGGAAGACGAAGCAGGATATGGGATGCGGTTGATTTTAAACGtattttacaaaagaaaacG GGAACCGATAAAATCGAAGGCATACAAAGCTTTCTAGAAGAAAGCACAAAATTGATCAGCTTTGAAGCCTTGTCAAATTTGAAGAACCTAAGATTACTCATGATTTTCGGTTCCTATTTATCACCAACTACAAGTGATGGTTCGACACCAAATCTTGAATATCTTTCGGATGAATTAAGGTTGCTTGAATGGAATGGATTTCCCTACAAAAATCCCCCATCAAGTTTCGAACCAAATGAACTTgttcatttgaagttgatcaaaAGTAATATCCAACAACTTTGGGACAACCCTATTGAG CTATACAAATTGAAGTCCATTGATCTAAGCGATTCGAGATGTTTTAGGAAGTTTGAAAACTTTGAAGTAGTCCCAAATTTAGAGAAGTTAATTCTTAAAGGATGCATAAAACTATCAGAGATTCATCCATCCATCACAGTTCTTAAAAGGCTTGCTTTGCTCAACCTGAAAGATTGCacaagtttaataaatttaccAAGAAGAATACAAGGTTTGAATTCTCTCAAAATTCTTGATCTCCATGGTTGTTCAAAGCTTTGCAAATTACCAGAGGACTTGGAGGAATTAAAGAGTTTGGAGGAGTTTGATGTAACAAAAAGTGGTTTAAGATACTTACCACCTTCAATCTTTCTTATGGGAAACCTCAAAACTCTGTGTTGTGAAGGCATTGTACACTCAACGATAAAGACTAACATAATCAACCGTTCTGTTGGGCGGAACCACTGTTTCTTGCCCGGCGATCTCTCGTCCTTAAACATGTTGAATCTGAGCAATTGTGATATTACTGATGAATCATTTCCTGGATTTTTTGGCTGCTTTGTTTCTTTAGTAGATTTAAATCTCAGTGGAAACCCATTTTCAGCCTTACATCCCAGTATCAATAAACTTTCCAATCTTAGATATCTAAACTTGAAGTATTGTGAAGGCTTAAGAAAATTGGGACCAGAGCTTCCATCGAGTTTAAAGACAGTTTGGGTTGATCAGTGTTCTTCATTGAACTCATTCTTGGATCCATTAGAGCCATGCCAATTACGCTGTTCAGCATTTTGCGCGGACTGCTTCGAATTGGTAGAGAGGCAAGACAGCAACGCAATAGCATTTTCATCACTCAAAAGATTTATTCAG GATCCCCTAGATCCAAGCTTAGGTTTTGAGATTGTTCTACCTGGAAGTGAAATCCCAGCTTGGTTCATGGAACAATCTTCAGGCCCATCAATTAATATAGAATTAGATCCAAATTGGTGCACCAATAAATGGATCGGTCTTGCTCTGTCTGTTTGCTTTTGTGTTGAGTCCTCGGATGATGAAATTTATTGCGAAGTCGAAAGCAGAAATTGGAGGTCTAGAATGCTGAGGACTATTACAGATGTTGAAAGTGAAAGTTTTGAAAATCACCTTTGGTTGTTTTATTTGCCTCGTGAGAACTTCCCCGAAGACTGGAATAGCTGCAGCAACCTTGAGTTTTCATTTTACGCTGAATCAACGAACAACAACTCGTACTTTGGACCGTGTGGTGTCCGTTTGGTATACGAGAAAGACATAGAAAACTTTAACCAAATTGGCAGCGAAGAATTCTCTGATCAAGAGGATGTGAGTTCCTCAAGTACATCAAAGAG GATCCACTTAGTACAAGCAGAAGATATGACATTGTCGTTCCAGGAAGTGAAATTCCAACCTGGTTTATCAAACAATCATCGGTGGCATCAACTTCTACCAAAAGAAAATCACCGGAGACATCAATAA
- the LOC107409088 gene encoding disease resistance-like protein DSC1 isoform X1 yields MANSNSNFSSSSPPKEYDVFLSFRGEDTRKNFSGHLRNALRQKGIHTFFDDDKLERGKEISPELLKAIEDSYTSIIILSENYASSSWCLTELGNIVEFMGVSGKILPIFYHVDPGHVRNQSGSYGEAFKKHEGDQRHSSEKVQSWRDALKTVGNLAGWHVNDTTDESKFIQDFIVEVSRKLGVRSTKTLDGLYGMHSRLKKFDSFVCRSSTDVRFIGICGMGGIGKTTLAKAYYNQMSDTFEGSSFLANVREVCKKKENGRVHLQNQLLSDTLKDKDIEIGNVYDGIDMIRRRLRKKSIIVVLDDVDKMEQIVALAEKNDCFGAGSVVIVTTRDESLLTNAYKGSKIYKVEQLNYKEALRLFSLKAFPISSTTILKDYKELSDQVIEYANGLPLALEVLGSFLCGKSKTQWMDALERLKNYAEKDIVEKLRISFDDLRETDQQIFLDIACFFNGYDKDYVIEILESCELYPTIGIQTLVDKSLVVQNGNKLSMHDLLQEMGKDIVRQESRREPGRRSRIWDAVDFKRILQKKTGTDKIEGIQSFLEESTKLISFEALSNLKNLRLLMIFGSYLSPTTSDGSTPNLEYLSDELRLLEWNGFPYKNPPSSFEPNELVHLKLIKSNIQQLWDNPIELYKLKSIDLSDSRCFRKFENFEVVPNLEKLILKGCIKLSEIHPSITVLKRLALLNLKDCTSLINLPRRIQGLNSLKILDLHGCSKLCKLPEDLEELKSLEEFDVTKSGLRYLPPSIFLMGNLKTLCCEGIVHSTIKTNIINRSVGRNHCFLPGDLSSLNMLNLSNCDITDESFPGFFGCFVSLVDLNLSGNPFSALHPSINKLSNLRYLNLKYCEGLRKLGPELPSSLKTVWVDQCSSLNSFLDPLEPCQLRCSAFCADCFELVERQDSNAIAFSSLKRFIQDPLDPSLGFEIVLPGSEIPAWFMEQSSGPSINIELDPNWCTNKWIGLALSVCFCVESSDDEIYCEVESRNWRSRMLRTITDVESESFENHLWLFYLPRENFPEDWNSCSNLEFSFYAESTNNNSYFGPCGVRLVYEKDIENFNQIGSEEFSDQEDVSSSSTSKRVENVITPTVSKGLISSGHMKKLDLSNGSLSDEAFPDFGNLVFLEVLNLSKNPFSVLPSSINRLSKLRDLDLTYCEGLRHLGPELPLSLENVRVDYCSSLSSFLDPSKPCHLLCSAFCSNCFELVKRQDSKLTALSALKRFLQDPLSTSRRYDIVVPGSEIPTWFIKQSSVASTSTKRKSPETSISIKLRPDWCDENWMGFALSLCFRNACQDKIFCDIKINGQKWGFETLQCPSPSETSDHLWLFYLPRGLYFRSDWQNSQGRSHIVFSFYTNSYEPDFDFSPCGPCGVRLVYKKDIQKVDQD; encoded by the exons ATGGCAAACTCCAACTCaaatttctcttcttcttcaccacCAAAAGAGTACGATGTGTTCTTGAGCTTCAGAGGTGAAGATACCCGGAAAAATTTTTCGGGTCATCTTCGCAATGCTTTGCGCCAAAAAGGAATTCACACTTTCTTTGATGATGACAAACTTGAAAGAGGTAAAGAAATCTCCCCGGAATTGCTGAAAGCGATTGAAGATTCTTACACTTCAATCATCATTCTCTCGGAAAATTACGCTTCTTCGAGTTGGTGTTTGACTGAACTGGGCaatattgttgaatttatgGGAGTCTCGGGAAAGATACTGCCAATTTTCTATCATGTAGATCCAGGCCATGTAAGGAATCAGAGTGGGAGTTATGGAGAAGCATTCAAGAAACATGAAGGAGATCAAAGGCACAGCTCAGAAAAGGTGCAAAGCTGGAGGGATGCTCTGAAAACGGTCGGAAATCTAGCTGGTTGGCATGTCAACGATACAAC GGACGAATCAAAGTTCATACAAGACTTTATTGTAGAGGTATCAAGAAAACTTGGTGTTAGGTCGACGAAAACATTAGATGGTTTGTATGGAATGCATTCTCGTCTGAAGAAATTTGATTCATTTGTTTGTCGATCTTCTACTGATGTTCGGTTtattggaatttgtggaatggGGGGTATCGGCAAGACAACTTTAGCCAAAGCTTATTATAACCAAATGTCTGATACATTCGAAGGTAGTAGCTTTCTTGCAAATGTTCGAGAAGTttgtaaaaagaaagagaatggCCGTGTGCATTTGCAAAATCAACTGCTTTCAGACACTTTGAAAGACAAAGATATTGAAATCGGAAATGTTTATGATGGAATAGACATGATAAGAAGAAGGCTACGCAAGAAAAGCATCATTGTTGTTCTTGATGATGTAGACAAAATGGAACAAATAGTTGCACTTGCTGAGAAAAATGATTGTTTTGGTGCAGGGAGTGTAGTCATTGTGACAACGAGAGATGAAAGTTTGCTAACAAATGCATACAAAGGAAGTAAAATTTATAAAGTTGAGCAACTAAATTATAAAGAAGCTCTTCGACTATTTTCTTTGAAAGCCTTCCCAATTAGTAGTACTACTATTTTGAAAGATTACAAGGAGCTCTCTGACCAAGTGATAGAATATGCCAATGGTCTTCCATTAGCTCTTGAAGTACTGGGTTCATTTTTATGTGGCAAAAGCAAAACTCAGTGGATGGATGCATTGGAAAGATTGAAAAACTATGCAGAGAAGGACATTGTTGAAAAACTGCGCATAAGTTTTGATGATCTTAGGGAAACAGATCAACAAATTTTCCTGGATATTGCTTGCTTCTTCAATGGATATGACAAAGATTATGTTATAGAAATATTGGAGAGCTGTGAGTTGTATCCTACAATCGGGATACAAACTCTTGTTGATAAATCTCTTGTTGTTCAAAATGGTAACAAGCTCTCGATGCATGATTTGTTACAAGAAATGGGAAAGGACATTGTTCGACAAGAATCACGTAGAGAGCCAGGAAGACGAAGCAGGATATGGGATGCGGTTGATTTTAAACGtattttacaaaagaaaacG GGAACCGATAAAATCGAAGGCATACAAAGCTTTCTAGAAGAAAGCACAAAATTGATCAGCTTTGAAGCCTTGTCAAATTTGAAGAACCTAAGATTACTCATGATTTTCGGTTCCTATTTATCACCAACTACAAGTGATGGTTCGACACCAAATCTTGAATATCTTTCGGATGAATTAAGGTTGCTTGAATGGAATGGATTTCCCTACAAAAATCCCCCATCAAGTTTCGAACCAAATGAACTTgttcatttgaagttgatcaaaAGTAATATCCAACAACTTTGGGACAACCCTATTGAG CTATACAAATTGAAGTCCATTGATCTAAGCGATTCGAGATGTTTTAGGAAGTTTGAAAACTTTGAAGTAGTCCCAAATTTAGAGAAGTTAATTCTTAAAGGATGCATAAAACTATCAGAGATTCATCCATCCATCACAGTTCTTAAAAGGCTTGCTTTGCTCAACCTGAAAGATTGCacaagtttaataaatttaccAAGAAGAATACAAGGTTTGAATTCTCTCAAAATTCTTGATCTCCATGGTTGTTCAAAGCTTTGCAAATTACCAGAGGACTTGGAGGAATTAAAGAGTTTGGAGGAGTTTGATGTAACAAAAAGTGGTTTAAGATACTTACCACCTTCAATCTTTCTTATGGGAAACCTCAAAACTCTGTGTTGTGAAGGCATTGTACACTCAACGATAAAGACTAACATAATCAACCGTTCTGTTGGGCGGAACCACTGTTTCTTGCCCGGCGATCTCTCGTCCTTAAACATGTTGAATCTGAGCAATTGTGATATTACTGATGAATCATTTCCTGGATTTTTTGGCTGCTTTGTTTCTTTAGTAGATTTAAATCTCAGTGGAAACCCATTTTCAGCCTTACATCCCAGTATCAATAAACTTTCCAATCTTAGATATCTAAACTTGAAGTATTGTGAAGGCTTAAGAAAATTGGGACCAGAGCTTCCATCGAGTTTAAAGACAGTTTGGGTTGATCAGTGTTCTTCATTGAACTCATTCTTGGATCCATTAGAGCCATGCCAATTACGCTGTTCAGCATTTTGCGCGGACTGCTTCGAATTGGTAGAGAGGCAAGACAGCAACGCAATAGCATTTTCATCACTCAAAAGATTTATTCAG GATCCCCTAGATCCAAGCTTAGGTTTTGAGATTGTTCTACCTGGAAGTGAAATCCCAGCTTGGTTCATGGAACAATCTTCAGGCCCATCAATTAATATAGAATTAGATCCAAATTGGTGCACCAATAAATGGATCGGTCTTGCTCTGTCTGTTTGCTTTTGTGTTGAGTCCTCGGATGATGAAATTTATTGCGAAGTCGAAAGCAGAAATTGGAGGTCTAGAATGCTGAGGACTATTACAGATGTTGAAAGTGAAAGTTTTGAAAATCACCTTTGGTTGTTTTATTTGCCTCGTGAGAACTTCCCCGAAGACTGGAATAGCTGCAGCAACCTTGAGTTTTCATTTTACGCTGAATCAACGAACAACAACTCGTACTTTGGACCGTGTGGTGTCCGTTTGGTATACGAGAAAGACATAGAAAACTTTAACCAAATTGGCAGCGAAGAATTCTCTGATCAAGAGGATGTGAGTTCCTCAAGTACATCAAAGAG GGTGGAGAATGTGATAACTCCTACAGTAAGCAAGGGTCTGATCTCAAGTGGTCATATGAAAAAATTGGATCTAAGCAATGGAAGTCTTTCAGATGAAGCATTTCCTGATTTTGGCAACTTGGTATTTTTGGAAGTATTGAACCTCAGCAAGAATCCATTTTCTGTACTACCTTCCAGTATTAATAGACTATCCAAGCTTAGAGATCTTGATCTGACTTACTGTGAAGGACTAAGACATTTGGGGCCAGAGCTTCCACTTAGTCTAGAAAACGTCAGGGTTGATTATTGTTCTTCATTGAGCTCATTCTTAGATCCATCAAAACCATGCCACTTGCTGTGTTCAGCATTTTGTTCGAACTGTTTTGAGTTGGTAAAGAGGCAAGACAGCAAATTGACAGCACTTTCAGCGCTCAAAAGATTCCttcag GATCCACTTAGTACAAGCAGAAGATATGACATTGTCGTTCCAGGAAGTGAAATTCCAACCTGGTTTATCAAACAATCATCGGTGGCATCAACTTCTACCAAAAGAAAATCACCGGAGACATCAATAAGTATAAAACTACGTCCGGATTGGTGCGATGAGAATTGGATGGGTTTTGCTCTCTCATTATGCTTTCGTAATGCCTGCCAAGATAAAATTTTCTGCGACATAAAAATCAACGGACAGAAGTGGGGTTTTGAAACCCTACAATGTCCCTCGCCAAGTGAAACCTCGGATCACCTATGGCTCTTCTATCTGCCACGTGGATTGTATTTCCGTTCAGATTGGCAGAATAGTCAAGGTCGCAGCCACATTGTGTTTTCATTTTATACAAATTCTTATGAGCCTGATTTCGATTTCTCTCCCTGTGGACCTTGTGGTGTCCGTTTGGTATATAAGAAGGACATACAAAAAGTTGACCAGGATTAA